In a genomic window of Syntrophorhabdaceae bacterium:
- the fabF gene encoding beta-ketoacyl-ACP synthase II: protein MKRRVVVTGVGLVTPLGTGNQNVWERILKGESGISPITRFDTSRFDTKIAGEIKDYKAEDFISPKEMKRMDLFIQYVLGATKIAVGDARLDMSSEDATRVGVVAGTGLGGLPTLEKYHSILLERGPGRISPFFIPMLIANEAPGHIAIEHGIKGPNLCIVTACATGAHCIGDAFRIIQYGDADVMVAGGTEANLTPLTVGGFNAMKALSRRNDEPQKASRPFERDRDGFVVAEGAGIVILEELNHALARNATIYAEIAGYGYNGDAYHITAPAPDGEGFVRCMGMALKDAGMTTGDVDYINAHGTSTELNDHIETIAIKEVFKDRAYKVPVSSTKSMTGHLLGAAGAVEAVFSVLSIRDQVCPPTINYENPDPECDLDYVPNTARSHQIRAAMSNSFGFGGTNCTLVFRKFEG, encoded by the coding sequence TTGAAGAGACGAGTAGTGGTAACAGGTGTGGGTCTCGTAACTCCCCTTGGTACCGGGAATCAGAATGTGTGGGAAAGAATCCTCAAGGGCGAATCCGGCATATCGCCCATCACGAGATTCGATACCTCCCGCTTTGATACGAAAATCGCCGGCGAGATTAAAGATTATAAGGCGGAGGATTTTATATCTCCGAAAGAGATGAAGAGGATGGACCTCTTCATCCAGTATGTCCTCGGAGCGACCAAGATCGCCGTTGGCGACGCAAGACTCGATATGTCGTCCGAAGACGCGACGAGAGTGGGAGTCGTTGCCGGCACGGGACTTGGGGGCTTACCTACACTCGAGAAGTATCACAGTATACTTCTCGAACGGGGACCGGGCAGGATATCGCCTTTTTTTATTCCTATGCTGATTGCCAATGAGGCGCCCGGCCATATTGCCATAGAACACGGCATTAAAGGCCCGAACCTTTGCATCGTGACCGCCTGCGCGACGGGCGCTCACTGCATCGGCGACGCCTTCAGGATTATCCAGTATGGGGACGCGGACGTTATGGTTGCGGGCGGCACCGAGGCCAATCTCACTCCACTGACGGTGGGTGGTTTTAATGCGATGAAGGCGCTGTCCAGAAGGAATGATGAGCCCCAGAAGGCGTCGAGGCCTTTCGAGCGGGACAGGGATGGTTTTGTGGTAGCCGAGGGCGCAGGGATAGTGATCCTCGAGGAGCTCAATCATGCCCTGGCACGAAATGCAACGATTTATGCCGAAATAGCCGGTTACGGCTACAACGGCGACGCCTATCATATTACTGCGCCGGCACCTGACGGAGAAGGCTTCGTCAGGTGCATGGGAATGGCGCTGAAAGACGCCGGCATGACCACCGGGGATGTGGACTATATCAACGCCCACGGGACGTCGACGGAACTTAACGATCACATCGAAACAATCGCGATTAAAGAAGTATTTAAAGATCGCGCATATAAGGTCCCCGTGAGCTCTACCAAGTCCATGACCGGTCACCTGTTGGGTGCGGCAGGCGCGGTGGAAGCGGTCTTTTCCGTTCTCAGCATACGGGACCAGGTCTGTCCGCCTACGATCAACTATGAGAACCCGGACCCGGAGTGTGACCTGGATTACGTGCCTAATACGGCACGGAGTCACCAAATCCGCGCCGCCATGTCGAATTCCTTTGGTTTCGGAGGCACCAATTGTACCCTCGTCTTCCGGAAATTTGAAGGATGA
- a CDS encoding acyl carrier protein, whose amino-acid sequence MTVSEKVKKMIVDQLGVNESEVVPEAKFIDDLGADSLDIVELIMALEDEYGIEIPDEDAEKIETVGDAIRYIEEHMTEK is encoded by the coding sequence ATGACAGTTTCCGAAAAAGTAAAAAAGATGATAGTTGATCAGCTGGGAGTAAACGAATCCGAGGTGGTTCCCGAGGCGAAATTCATAGATGACCTCGGAGCTGATTCTCTTGATATCGTTGAGTTGATCATGGCTCTGGAGGATGAGTACGGTATAGAGATCCCCGATGAAGATGCGGAGAAGATCGAGACCGTGGGCGACGCGATCAGATATATCGAAGAGCACATGACCGAAAAATAA
- the fabG gene encoding 3-oxoacyl-[acyl-carrier-protein] reductase produces MNDKVTIVTGGAQGIGRAIAVFLAGKGSDVAIFDIADARETVEEIRSQGRKGEFVHVDVTDFRAVEEAVSSVIKTLGKVDCLVNNAGITNDKLLIRMKEEDWDRVMQVNLKSAFNCTRAVVKPMLKTGGAIVNISSVVGIMGNAGQANYAASKAGLIGFTKSVAKEYGERGIRVNAVAPGFIRTKMTDELNEKAKEEMFRAIPLGRLGETSDVAGVVYFLLSEYGSYITGEVISVNGGLHM; encoded by the coding sequence ATGAATGACAAGGTTACCATCGTTACGGGCGGCGCACAGGGCATAGGAAGGGCCATTGCGGTATTCCTGGCCGGAAAGGGCTCGGACGTGGCTATATTCGATATCGCCGATGCACGGGAGACCGTGGAAGAGATACGGTCCCAGGGCCGCAAAGGCGAATTCGTCCATGTCGACGTCACCGATTTTCGCGCAGTCGAGGAGGCGGTGAGCTCGGTGATAAAGACGCTGGGAAAGGTCGATTGCCTTGTCAACAACGCGGGCATTACAAACGATAAGTTGCTCATACGCATGAAAGAAGAAGACTGGGACAGGGTCATGCAGGTGAACCTGAAAAGCGCCTTCAACTGTACCAGGGCCGTTGTGAAACCTATGTTAAAGACGGGCGGGGCAATTGTGAATATCTCCTCCGTAGTCGGAATCATGGGCAACGCGGGACAAGCCAATTATGCGGCGAGCAAGGCGGGGCTCATAGGATTTACCAAGAGCGTGGCGAAAGAGTATGGCGAGAGGGGAATCAGGGTCAATGCCGTGGCGCCCGGATTTATCCGTACGAAGATGACGGACGAGCTGAACGAGAAGGCGAAGGAAGAGATGTTCAGGGCAATCCCCCTGGGCAGGCTCGGTGAGACCTCCGATGTCGCGGGGGTGGTCTATTTCCTTCTTTCGGAATATGGAAGCTACATTACCGGTGAGGTTATAAGTGTCAACGGTGGTCTGCACATGTAG
- the fabD gene encoding ACP S-malonyltransferase, translated as MAKIGVLFPGQGSQYVGMGKKLYDRFDTVRELFAKADSTLGFPISELFFQGPEEELRQTFNTQPALLLACYATWRVLTQEISFAPFILAGHSLGEYTALLASGYFSFEDALRITRKRGLLMEESCPKGKGGMAALIGADMEKVEPVLRETSHDDYVVVPANLNSADQVVLSGDLGALRECVEKLKGIGYKKAVFLNVSGPFHSPLMKEGAGKLRTELESLTKGEMIYPVVCNVDASPEQNKERVADKLFRQMFSPVRWEESVKRMAREGVELFIEVGPQKVLTNLVRRIQPGIPCYNVEGMEEIEGLKAILA; from the coding sequence ATGGCAAAAATAGGCGTTCTATTTCCGGGCCAGGGCTCTCAGTATGTGGGCATGGGCAAGAAGCTGTACGATAGGTTCGACACGGTGCGGGAGCTCTTCGCAAAGGCCGACTCGACTCTCGGCTTCCCTATTTCAGAGCTTTTCTTTCAGGGACCCGAGGAAGAATTAAGGCAGACTTTCAATACTCAGCCCGCCCTTCTCCTTGCCTGTTATGCGACGTGGCGGGTGTTGACACAAGAGATCTCCTTTGCCCCTTTTATCCTTGCGGGGCATAGTCTTGGCGAATATACGGCCTTATTGGCCTCGGGATATTTCTCATTCGAGGACGCCCTCAGGATTACAAGGAAAAGAGGACTTCTTATGGAAGAATCCTGCCCGAAGGGCAAAGGCGGGATGGCCGCCCTTATAGGCGCCGATATGGAAAAAGTGGAGCCCGTGCTGAGAGAGACCTCGCATGATGATTATGTGGTAGTGCCCGCAAACCTGAACTCGGCGGACCAGGTAGTCCTGTCGGGCGATCTCGGAGCGCTCAGAGAATGCGTGGAAAAACTGAAAGGCATCGGCTATAAAAAGGCGGTTTTTCTTAACGTGTCGGGACCCTTTCATAGTCCCCTCATGAAAGAGGGGGCCGGGAAGCTCAGGACAGAGCTGGAGTCCCTCACCAAAGGCGAAATGATATATCCCGTGGTCTGCAATGTCGATGCGTCCCCGGAGCAGAACAAGGAGAGAGTGGCGGACAAGCTCTTCAGGCAGATGTTTTCTCCGGTCCGTTGGGAGGAAAGCGTGAAGAGGATGGCCCGGGAAGGGGTGGAGCTTTTTATCGAAGTGGGACCCCAGAAAGTGCTCACGAATCTGGTAAGACGGATTCAGCCGGGGATTCCGTGTTATAATGTCGAAGGGATGGAAGAGATCGAAGGGTTGAAAGCCATTCTGGCTTGA
- a CDS encoding acyl-CoA dehydrogenase family protein, whose product MDYFLTEDQKHIRALARKVAEEKIVPIRAELDEKQEFPWTIMKICADTGLFGVSIPIEYGGLGGGCFENCIVVEELSKACLGVSVSYAASLLGAYPILIGGSEEQKKKYLSQIASGKKLGAFGLTEAGAGSDAQSIRTEAKKVGDEYILNGTKQWITNGGEADIYTVIAKTDKTRGGRGATAFILEKGMEGFSFGKKENKLGIRASATRELVFQDCKVPKENVIGREGMGFIYTMRTFDKTRPGIGAQAVGVAHAALGEAVRYAKEREQFDRKISSFQAIQHMLADMATQVEAARALVYAVARFIDSNPKDTSKVSAMSKVFPSDVAMKVVVDAIQVFGGYGYMKEYPVEKMMRDAKILQIYEGTNQIQRNVIGLELIKEAAQKRK is encoded by the coding sequence ATGGATTATTTCCTCACAGAAGACCAGAAACATATCCGTGCTCTGGCTCGAAAGGTTGCTGAAGAAAAGATCGTGCCCATCAGGGCGGAACTCGACGAGAAGCAGGAGTTCCCCTGGACTATTATGAAGATATGTGCCGATACAGGGCTTTTCGGTGTGAGTATACCCATAGAATACGGCGGTTTGGGTGGGGGTTGTTTTGAGAACTGTATTGTGGTCGAAGAATTGAGCAAGGCCTGTCTCGGCGTCTCCGTGAGCTATGCGGCGAGCCTTCTCGGGGCATACCCGATCCTGATCGGCGGGTCGGAAGAACAGAAAAAGAAGTATCTCAGCCAGATCGCTTCAGGGAAGAAACTCGGCGCCTTCGGCCTTACCGAAGCGGGTGCGGGCAGCGACGCGCAGAGTATCAGGACGGAAGCGAAGAAGGTCGGCGACGAGTATATCCTGAACGGGACAAAGCAGTGGATCACCAATGGTGGAGAAGCGGATATATACACGGTGATTGCGAAGACGGACAAGACGAGGGGCGGCAGAGGCGCCACGGCCTTCATCCTGGAAAAGGGCATGGAAGGATTTTCTTTCGGCAAGAAAGAGAATAAGCTGGGCATCAGGGCTTCCGCGACGAGAGAGCTGGTATTTCAGGATTGCAAAGTTCCGAAGGAAAATGTTATAGGTAGAGAAGGCATGGGCTTTATTTATACCATGCGCACCTTTGACAAGACAAGGCCGGGCATCGGCGCCCAAGCGGTGGGAGTAGCCCATGCAGCTTTGGGCGAGGCGGTCCGGTATGCCAAGGAAAGGGAGCAGTTCGACAGAAAGATCTCTTCCTTCCAGGCCATACAGCATATGCTTGCCGATATGGCGACTCAGGTTGAGGCTGCCAGGGCGCTGGTGTATGCGGTTGCCCGTTTTATAGATAGTAATCCCAAGGACACCTCGAAAGTATCCGCCATGAGTAAAGTATTCCCCAGCGATGTGGCGATGAAAGTAGTAGTGGATGCCATTCAGGTGTTTGGCGGGTACGGTTATATGAAAGAGTATCCCGTGGAGAAGATGATGAGGGATGCAAAGATCCTCCAGATATACGAAGGGACGAATCAGATTCAAAGGAATGTGATCGGACTCGAGCTTATAAAGGAAGCAGCTCAGAAGAGAAAATAG
- the plsX gene encoding phosphate acyltransferase PlsX, which yields MVRIAVDGMGGDFAPHEIVKGAESVHHERLADIVLVGDEQRLRPLVQDGSIEIVHTPVEVSMDESPSAALRKKRDCSMNMAFELLKAGEVQAVVTAGNSGAAMGFAIFTLGRLKGVDRPAIAALHPNARGRSTIVIDSGGNVDCKPGHLVQFAIMGEIFARCAFGLDSPKVGLLSNATEETKGNELTRESHAILKNAALNYLGYVEGSDMHSGDVDVVVTDGFVGNVALKITEGVAEMFMGFLKGLAAEGDGQTPDSAVLKNAMKRIGQRFDYAAIGGAPLLGVDGVSIICHGKSSHHAIRNAVIMANNFVIKKLNQSIKETMQEYESL from the coding sequence ATGGTGAGGATAGCGGTAGACGGCATGGGGGGGGATTTTGCACCCCATGAGATTGTCAAAGGCGCCGAATCAGTACACCACGAGAGGTTAGCAGACATAGTCCTGGTAGGTGACGAACAGCGGCTCAGGCCGCTGGTGCAGGACGGGTCTATCGAGATCGTGCATACACCGGTGGAAGTGAGCATGGATGAATCCCCCTCAGCTGCCTTGAGGAAAAAAAGGGATTGCTCCATGAACATGGCCTTTGAGCTCCTCAAGGCCGGCGAGGTCCAGGCGGTGGTAACCGCCGGGAACTCCGGCGCGGCTATGGGTTTTGCCATTTTCACCCTGGGCAGGCTCAAGGGCGTGGACAGGCCCGCTATCGCAGCCCTTCATCCCAATGCGAGAGGACGGTCCACAATAGTGATAGACTCGGGCGGCAACGTTGACTGTAAACCGGGCCACCTGGTGCAGTTTGCGATCATGGGAGAGATCTTCGCCCGATGCGCTTTCGGATTGGATTCGCCCAAAGTGGGGTTATTGAGCAATGCCACGGAAGAGACCAAAGGCAACGAGTTGACGAGGGAGTCCCACGCCATTTTGAAAAACGCGGCTCTCAATTATCTCGGTTATGTGGAAGGAAGCGACATGCACAGCGGCGATGTGGATGTGGTGGTAACCGACGGTTTTGTGGGAAATGTGGCGCTCAAGATCACGGAAGGGGTAGCCGAGATGTTCATGGGGTTCCTGAAAGGATTGGCTGCCGAGGGCGACGGCCAGACGCCGGACAGCGCAGTTTTGAAGAATGCGATGAAACGGATCGGACAGCGATTCGATTATGCCGCCATCGGTGGTGCGCCCCTTCTCGGGGTGGACGGGGTCTCCATCATCTGCCACGGCAAATCGAGCCATCATGCGATCAGGAATGCCGTCATCATGGCGAATAATTTTGTCATAAAGAAATTGAACCAGTCCATAAAAGAGACGATGCAGGAATATGAGTCACTTTAG
- the rpmF gene encoding 50S ribosomal protein L32, giving the protein MAVPKRKTSQSKRDKRRTHYKATPVAVVSCPHCKEPKMPHTVCPKCGMYKGKKYLEVKEA; this is encoded by the coding sequence ATGGCCGTTCCAAAAAGGAAAACGTCGCAATCAAAGCGGGACAAGAGAAGAACCCATTATAAAGCCACTCCGGTGGCCGTGGTCTCCTGTCCTCATTGCAAAGAGCCGAAAATGCCTCATACCGTCTGTCCCAAGTGTGGGATGTATAAGGGAAAGAAATATCTTGAGGTAAAGGAAGCTTAG
- a CDS encoding DUF177 domain-containing protein, which translates to MIIRISDIENVVKVQGEIEGRKFEKEDGEDPVRFASPLLYELTVRKKGEVLSIRGPVESTLTLTCGKCLEQYNFHVEAFVDIELAPTKLMPSESELELKGEDLDTYYYEGDEIELDPFVYEEIMLNVPIRPLCKEDCRGLCETCGCNRNTEECRCSGESHTLLGDKLKSFLN; encoded by the coding sequence ATGATTATCAGGATTTCAGATATAGAAAATGTAGTAAAAGTGCAGGGCGAAATCGAAGGAAGGAAGTTCGAGAAGGAAGACGGAGAGGATCCGGTTCGCTTCGCATCACCCCTTCTTTACGAGCTTACCGTGAGGAAGAAGGGTGAGGTACTGAGCATCAGGGGACCGGTTGAAAGTACATTGACCCTGACGTGCGGCAAATGCCTTGAGCAGTATAACTTCCATGTCGAAGCATTTGTCGACATCGAGCTCGCGCCGACGAAGCTCATGCCTTCGGAATCGGAACTGGAGTTGAAGGGGGAGGATCTGGACACCTACTATTACGAGGGAGACGAGATAGAACTCGATCCCTTCGTATATGAGGAGATCATGTTGAATGTCCCCATCAGGCCCCTGTGCAAAGAAGATTGCAGGGGATTATGTGAAACGTGCGGCTGCAACAGAAACACTGAAGAGTGCCGTTGCAGCGGGGAGTCTCATACTCTGTTAGGCGATAAATTAAAATCTTTTCTAAATTAG
- a CDS encoding DUF167 domain-containing protein, whose protein sequence is MNIEVKVITRAKRKEITREDGALKVKLLSVPRDGKANQELTEYLADVFCVRKTDVTIVKGEKDKRKVVSLVMDEAEYSRKMAEIQEKA, encoded by the coding sequence ATGAACATAGAGGTTAAGGTCATCACGAGGGCAAAGAGGAAGGAGATCACCCGGGAAGACGGGGCCCTGAAGGTGAAGCTGCTCTCTGTGCCCCGAGATGGAAAAGCGAACCAGGAGCTCACCGAATACCTTGCGGATGTCTTTTGTGTCCGTAAAACCGACGTGACGATCGTCAAGGGAGAGAAGGACAAAAGGAAAGTCGTCTCCCTTGTGATGGATGAGGCTGAATATTCAAGGAAAATGGCCGAAATTCAGGAGAAGGCGTAA
- a CDS encoding YggT family protein, whose translation MFVLGNFIYGVAYVVNLLLELYLWVVIIRTILSWIRPNPYNPLVRIIYGMVDPVTYRISRMLPTRIGMFDIAPFLVIIVIIFLQKFAVNSLLDLGMRLR comes from the coding sequence ATGTTTGTTTTGGGAAATTTTATTTATGGCGTGGCATATGTAGTCAATTTGTTGCTCGAGCTCTACCTGTGGGTCGTGATAATTCGGACCATCCTCTCGTGGATCAGGCCCAATCCCTATAATCCTCTTGTCAGGATCATTTATGGAATGGTTGATCCCGTGACATACAGGATCTCGAGAATGCTCCCGACCAGAATCGGCATGTTCGATATCGCCCCGTTTCTGGTAATAATCGTGATTATATTTTTGCAGAAATTCGCGGTAAACAGCCTGCTCGACCTTGGGATGAGGCTCAGATAA